The following proteins are co-located in the Leptodactylus fuscus isolate aLepFus1 chromosome 8, aLepFus1.hap2, whole genome shotgun sequence genome:
- the LOC142216813 gene encoding taste receptor type 2 member 9-like yields the protein MNLLRYLHDDKVNQSLMVKTPELVSSQRQIHLKLEETTENSWGQMTPFSWGSVFIFAVVECILGVLFNSYIIMQNVVDWRQGRRLSLCDQILVLMAVNNICLQCDMNVATFLYIVFPEMVQYKDTYSTLSVFLIFQFYFSFWVTAGLCIFYCLRIVSFKHRLFVRLKMNISDVISRFLTLAAVGSFGLSALSIWHVKVGPTSQNVNVSTGIFMNNVTIVFSPTYKVLTILVGCCLPFVLTLLSILLTLSSLISHIWRMRNNKAGVSIPRLDAHIRAARIMVLLTVLYAEFYVSEICLLASTFSLDNFWEFLSLVFVLIYPTAQSSTIILGHSKLRPSCLRRSCCTGHL from the coding sequence ATGAATCTTCTCAGATATTTGCATGACGACAAGGTCAATCAATCTCTGATGGTGAAAACTCCTGAACTTGTCTCCAGTCAACGTCAAATCCATCTGAAGCTTGAGGAGACCACGGAGAATAGCTGGGGACAAATGACGCCCTTTTCCTGGGGATCTGTGTTCATCTTTGCGGTGGTTGAATGTATTTTGGGGGTTCTTTTTAACTCCTATATTATAATGCAGAATGTCGTGGACTGGAGACAAGGGAGACGGTTGAGCCTGTGCGATCAGATCCTGGTCCTCATGGCTGTGAACAATATCTGCCTTCAGTGTGATATGAATGTCGCCACCTTCTTGTACATTGTCTTCCCTGAAATGGTTCAGTATAAGGACACTTACTCCACCTTGTCGGTTTTCCTGATCTTCCAGTTTTACTTCAGCTTCTGGGTCACGGCTGGTCTCTGCATCTTTTACTGCCTGAGGATTGTCAGCTTCAAGCATCGTCTCTTTGTCCGGCTGAAGATGAACATATCTGACGTGATCTCCAGGTTTCTCACGTTGGCAGCCGTGGGCTCCTTTGGCCTTAGTGCTCTCTCCATTTGGCATGTTAAAGTGGGTCCTACCAGCCAGAATGTCAATGTCTCCACTGGCATCTTCATGAACAATGTCACCATAGTCTTCAGTCCCACCTACAAGGTTCTGACCATCCTTGTGGGCTGCTGCTTGCCCTTTGTGCTGACTCTCCTCTCCATTCTTCTCACTCTGTCCTCCCTTATTAGCCACATCTGGAGGATGAGGAACAACAAGGCTGGCGTCAGTATTCCCAGGCTGGACGCTCATATTCGAGCTGCTCGGATCATGGTTCTCCTCACAGTCCTTTACGCTGAGTTTTACGTTTCTGAGATCTGTCTCCTGGCATCTACATTTTCTTTGGACAACTTCTGGGAATTTTTGTCATTGGTTTTTGTCTTAATTTATCCCACGGCTCAGTCTTCGACCATCATCTTAGGGCACTCGAAGCTTCGTCCTTCATGTCTACGGAGGAGCTGCTGTACCGGACATCTATAA